In the Hordeum vulgare subsp. vulgare chromosome 7H, MorexV3_pseudomolecules_assembly, whole genome shotgun sequence genome, one interval contains:
- the LOC123410636 gene encoding sphinganine C4-monooxygenase 1-like produces MAFAVSDELLGTFVPIAVYWLYSGLYIVLDRMEIDDYRLHPKGEEAVKNVVSKWTVVKGVLVQQGFQIAVSLLLFTIIGDDNGTVRKQPPALVIALQFIIAMFVMDTWQYFMHRYMHINKFLYKHIHSKHHTLVVPYAFGALYNHPLEGLILDTIGGALSFLVAGMTPRTAIFFFSFATIKTVDDHCGLWLPGNILHMLFSNNSAYHDIHHQLYGNKYNFSQPFFVMWDKILGTYMPYTLEERKGGGLEARPVNLGLAAQSKSD; encoded by the exons ATGGCGTTTGCGGTCTCCGACGAGCTGCTGGGCACATTCGTGCCGATTGCGGTGTACTGGCTCTATTCGGGGCTGTACATCGTGCTGGACAGGATGGAGATCGATGACTACCGGCTCCACCCCAAAGGGGAGGAGGCGGTGAAGAACGTCGTCTCCAAGTGGACGGTCGTTAAGGGCGTCCTTGTGCAGCAGGGGTTTCAGATTGCTGTCTCACTTCTCCTGTTCACG atcattggtgatgacaatggtacCGTGAGAAAGCAACCTCCTGCCCTGGTGATCGCACTGCAATTTATCATCGCAATGTTTGTTATGGACACATGGCAGTACTTCATGCACAGATACATGCACATCAACAAGTTCTTGTACAAGCATATCCACTCGAAGCACCACACTCTTGTGGTTCCATACGCGTTTGGCGCTCTTTACAACCATCCCCTCGAGGGCCTCATTCTGGACACGATCGGCGGTGCCCTCTCGTTCCTTGTCGCCGGAATGACTCCTAGGACAGCGATATTCTTCTTCTCGTTTGCAACCATCAAGACCGTCGACGACCACTGTGGCCTGTGGCTTCCTGGGAACATCCTCCACATGCTGTTCAGCAACAACAGCGCCTACCATGACATCCACCACCAGCTGTATGGCAACAAGTACAACTTCTCGCAGCCGTTCTTCGTCATGTGGGACAAGATCCTCGGGACCTACATGCCGTACACTCTGGAGGAACGCAAGGGAGGAGGGTTGGAGGCGCGCCCTGTTAATCTCGGCCTGGCAGCGCAGAGCAAGTCTGACTAA